From the genome of Brassica oleracea var. oleracea cultivar TO1000 chromosome C4, BOL, whole genome shotgun sequence:
CAAGTTGTGAACATTGTTATTCAACCACATGAGAGAGTATATCTTGCAATGCTTTATTCAATGTAAATTGACTGATTATGTGAACTTCTGATATGTATTTATAGATGAACAAAAGTGGTTTGATGAGAAAACTCCCCGTAGGGGTCGTGTATCCATGTTTCCCCTTAATGAAATCCATGCCAAAGAGAGTGGATATTTGGTAAACGGAGAACTCAAGATTGTTGCTGAGATTGAGGTTATTGAAGTTCTTGGCAAGTTTGATGTAACAGAGGAAACTTCAACAATAACAGAAACCATGGATGTTAATGGCTTTCAACTTCTTCCTTCACAGGTTAGAAACTAAAACTATGTGTTCTGAATAAGAATTCTTCTTTATGTTTTTGTTTTTTGATTTCATCCTCAGATGGAACTTGTGAGCCGTTTGTTAGAAAGACACCCAGATATTGCATCTGAGTTTAGTACAAAGAACCCAAATCTTAGGACGGGTTACATGAGCTTGCTACTTAGTATTATTGAAACTCTGCGTCACTCGCCTCACGAGCTCTCCAACACTGATCTGGCCGAGGCAGATGCTGCTTTGGGATCCATGGCAAACGCTGGATTTAAATTGGATTGGTTGGAGAATAAACTTGATGAGATGGCTGAGAAGAAGGAGAAAGAGGAGGGTGGTGAGATTCGAGTGCGAGAAATCGAGGAAGAGCTGAAGGATTTGAAGCAGAAGTGCTTAGACTTGGAAGTTCAGCTGGAGAAGGAAAAACTAGAGTTGTCGGCTGCAAAAGCTCCTATCTCATTCGATGATGTTATGTAATGTTTTTGAGTTATTAGGTACTTGGAGGTTTTTATTTGGTGTTCTTATTCGTTTTCAATCTTGGTTCTGTGATATTGTTTGGATAATGAAGTCATCAGTGACTTAAGTCAAAGCTCTGCTTCTTACATCTGCTGCGTTTTATCCCATAGTTTTTGCGAATAAACGGTTTAAGCTAGGTTACTTGATGACAAAGTAATTGCTATGTGTCTAAGCACATGTTGTGACTTGTGACTGGCTAGAACCGACACGAAAATCAGGATATCGAACCCGGTCGAATCCTGCCTAAATATCCGAAAAGATCTTTTTTGAAATCCCAAAAACCAAAACGAACCCGATCCGCACCGAGAATCGAAAGAGCATTATCCAACATATCCAAACATATAAATATATATAAGATTATTTATAATTATACTTTTACTAATATTAACACCTAAAATTAAATTATAAAGTGAATATATAGTTATTTTGGTTATTTACAAATATAAATTGATGTTTTGGATACAAAATACTCAAATGAAATTGTATCCATGGTTACTTTCGGACAAAAAATAACCAATTCAAACCATATATATTGAGTATCTTTAAGTTTTTGGTTATTTAAATAGTTTAGATATAAAATACTGAATATAATGGAGGAGTTTGGTTATTTGGGTTAAAACTCAAACCCATTCAGATTCGAGAGGATCCAGCTCGAATCCGATTCAGTTTTTTGTAATACCCGAATGAGACTATTTTTCAAAATTTGAAAAAACTGATACCCGAATACCCAAACGTTGTCGGGTGGGCACATGCAATTACTCCCTACTCGTCGTGTACTCGGTATTTGGTCGGTACTTGATCTATTTAAATTACATTTAAGTATTAAACAAATTGATTGCTACGTGTAACAGTGTGGTGGATAAGAAACGTATATGTTATTGCCTGTTTTATATTTTTCATGCATTCGATTTTCACTATTACCAATTTTGAAAAGAGGAAGGAATGAGAATGATTCAATATATGTTTCATCTTGTATATTTATAGAATATCGTTGGATACATGCAAGAGAATAAACTTGACAGGATTTAGATCATTAATATTACAAAAAGCTCTCAGCCCCGTTTCTCCAGGCAGTTAAACTACCACCACCGCTAGACTCCCACGGTTTCACCTTTCTTGTTTTTTTACCTTTTTTAGCTTTCTCTCTATACATTGACCTAACCTGAAAGTCTCACCTACCCGGTTCTTTACCTTATTTAGTAAGTTTTTTCAAAATTCAAAACCGCTTGAGGAAAATCTCCCCGGGTTCAGCCCCCGACTCCTTGTCGGCGGTCCGTCTGCATCACCGGAACATCACCGACAACTGGCGCCTCCATCATGACTCAACGGACCACATCTTCAACACCAAGAACAACTACCTCTGTAACAGAAGTGCCATAAGGTCAAGNNNNNNNNNNNNNNNNNNNNNNNNNNNNNNNNNNNNNNNNNNNNNNNNNNNNNNNNNNNNNNNNNNNNNNNNNNNNNNNNNNNNNNNNNNNNNNNNNNNNNNNNNNNNNNNNNNNNNNNNNNNNNNNNNNNNNNNNNNNNNNNNNNNNNNNNNNNNNNNNNNNNNNNNNNNNNNNNNNNNNNNNNNNNNNNNNNNNNNNNNNNNNNNNNNNNNNNNNNNNNNNNNNNNNNNNNNNNNNNNNNNNNNNNNNNNNNNNNNNNNACGACGAAAAATAACCTCTTCAATTCGCCTACTTTCAAAGAAGAACTCACCTTTCACTCACAACAATGAAGCGACGTTTCTCATACGAGGAGAAAGGGAAGAGCATCGACACAGAACCAACCAAGGCCCCTCTGCTTCGTATCAGAGCCCCAGAGATAGACACCACCCAGGCCATCCGAGACAATGAACTGACGCTCATTGGTAGACTCACCAACTCAAAGGAACAAAAAATCTGGAGGCTCAGTCCGTTCTTATCCAGAAGGTGGAGCGCCAAAGGAGCAGTAACGTGTTCTGACATAGGCCAGGACTGCTTCCAAGTTCGATTTGAAAGTAAGGAGGACATGGACTATGTTTTAGCCCACAGACCCTACCTCAATGGATGGTCATTATCCAACAGTGGGAGCCAGTCATAGCCCCTGACTACCCTTCTCAGATACCTTTTTTGATGAACTTGAAGGGGCTTCCTCGTCACTACTGGAATAAAGATATGCTAGAAAGGATTGGAAGAGGACTCGGCAGATTTGATGGTATGGAACTGACTTGTACCGCAGTACGCATCAGAGTCACAATCGATGGTCTGAAACCACTGATAAAAGAGACTATTGTTGAATTTGATCGGGCAAAGAAACGATAGTCACTTTAGAGTATGAGAAGCCGGCAAACCACTGTCAACTCTGCTACAGTCTCCTACATGATGAAAACCAATGCCAGAATCAGAGCGACCAAGAATCACACCACCAAGACCCAGCGATCACACGCAAATACCAGAGAGGAACTCACCAACAACAACTCCCCCCGCTGAATCCAGTAGAACATCGTCAACCTGGAAACCGCCCCTAACAATCAGAGTTGATCCAGCACAAGGAATCAAGGTATCAAAGACAATTCGGTCAATGCTTTGACAGATATGGAAGACCGTTTGGAATCAGAGGTGACAACAGCCCCAATTTATCGGAGGAAGTCCCCTATAGCTACAAGAGACTACAAAGCAAAGGAACCGCTCCAACTTGAGAAAGCGAGATCTCCAAATGACTCCCACTCATACCGAAGAGGTGATACGACATTCTCTCTAAGACAGAAGAGCATAAATGTCAATGAGCAGCAGACAACCCAACTCCGTGATGAATCACGTCGACGCTCTTTGTCCTTCAGACCTTTAACAGAAGGCACTAACCTGAACAAGAAAGACAAGAAGTGCTCAAGCGAAGAGGAACAAGTCAACACAACTTTCACTACCCCAATCCAAAGGACATAAATTGCACCAAAGGAAGTTCAACGACTCCACGAGAACATCATGATTGAACTACCTGAGGACACTCTCAATTATATTAACGTATTAGACCCGGTGGAAAGCGCAGCAAGAAGACAAAGGGTTCTTGAAGGAGAGACTTGTGGACTAATGGCGGAGACAGCAGCTAAGCTACTAGCTAGTGCTCTCAACAAGGACAACCTAGCAGCGAGCAACCAAGCAGCGAGCAACCGAGTTAATTTCTATGAAGCTTTGGAGGCAAATAAAGAGCCCACACCAACCAAAGAGGTACAAGAAACTGCCCCGGTGCAACTGGAGCCATCCCAGTCGAGCCAACCAAAGAAAGGAGGAATGCCTCCAGGGAAACACACTACCACGGCCAAACAAAATGTATTACAAGGTGCTGGCTCAAAGAAGAGGAACGTGCAACAAATCCAAAACTCTCTTCGGGTCAGGAAATCATACTCATCACAAAGCATCTCAAAGCGACATAAAGGTGGTAACCAGACTACTCAAAGGAGGAAACCAAACATTCCAAAACCGCAAGTCCCAACATGCCCTGCAATAGGAGACACGACAGGAACCCCCAAACAAGGGAAGCGGGGGTTGGAAAGAGGCCAATCTTCAGCTGCACCAGTAAAACCGGCGGATTTTCACGAACCGCCCCACTCTCTTCCTTAAAGATACTGAGCTGGAACTGTTGTGGGTTGGGGAACCCCATGACAGTCCAAAGACTGCGGGAACTCGAGAGAGATTTTGATCCCGACATCTTATTTCTTATGGAGACGAAAAAATCCCCCGGAGTTTGTGAATGATAAGTTAGCTGTTTTAAACTTTGAATCACACATTCATGTACCACCTAACAGTCCCAGTGGAGGTGGTTTAACTCTGTATTGGAATTTATCTATAAAACTTCATGTTCTCTACTCTTGTGATAACTATATCGATACTGAGATCGAGTACAAGAACAAGAATTTTTTCTCAACCTTCACTTACGGAGCACTGGAGAAAGCACAACGAAGACAAGTCTTACAGCGATTATCGGAGCTATCTCTTAACCGAACCGGACCCTGGTTCCTAACCGGCGACCTCAATGACATTTTAGACAACTCTGAGAAAGAAGGGGGACCTACAAGAGCGGAAGGAACGTTCATGGAATTCAGAACTTTTATGTCCCAAAATGACCTTTACGATCTCCGGCATTCTGGCAATTCACTCTCTTGGAGAGGCGTCCGTCATACACACACCGTCCACTGTAGACTCGACAGAGCTCTATTAAACAGTCTATGGGCAGAGATATTCCCATCGGAAAGATGCTCTTATCTCAACTACGGAGGATCAGACCACAGGCCTATTATCACCTTCCTAGAACCTGACACAAGAAAGAAGAAGGGTTTTTTCCGATATGATAGGAAATTGTGCAAGAACGAGGAGGTAAGAAAGCTAATTGCAAAAGCCTGGCTCGAGAATGGAGACTCGGTGTAGAGAAAAATTACGCCTTGTAGAACTGCCATATCAAGATGGAATCGAGCTCACCACATCAACAGCCAACTGCAAATTAACCAGGAGAAACTGCGCCTTGAGGAAGCTATGGCGAGTTCTGAACCTAACGAAAGGTTAATTGGTGAAATCAACGTTTGCCTGAAGAAAGTTTATAGAGAAGAAGATGAATATTGGAGGCAAAGGAGTCGAACTCTCTGGCTGGCTTTGGGAGATAGGAATTCCGGGTTTTTTCATGCCACAACAAGACAGCGGCGTGCTATCAACAAGTTTTCGGTAATTGAAAACAATGAAGGAACGGCGGTCTCGAAGAGATGGAGATCATGCAAGTAATCACGAAGTACTTTGATAACTTATTCCTATCAAACAACTCGGTGGAGACAACAGTAGTTGAAGAGGCGATATCACCTTCAATAACCGAGAAAATAAATCAAGGAATGTCGGCAGTACCTACTGACGCTGAGATAAAAGTAGCCATCTTCTCGATCCATCCGGATAAGGCCCCGGGCCCGAACGGGTTTTCCGCAGGTTTCTTCAGAACCAATTGGAGCACAGTAAGACCGGCAGTCTCGCAAGAGATCAAGCACTTCTTCAACTCAGGAGTACTCCCTAACAACATCAACCATACCCACCTACGGCTAATACCGAAGATTCGATCTCCTCGAGTGGTGGCGGACTACCGTCCGATCGCATTAACGAGTGTGTATTACAAAATCATATTGAAGATCATCACCAAGCGCCTTCAGCAAGTCTTGGACTCCATTATCTCAGAAAACCAGTCCGCATTTGTACCGGGACGAGCAATAGCTGATAACATGATAATTACACACGAGACACTCCACTACTTAAAAAGGTCTGGAGCAGTCAAACATTGCTCAATGGCGGTGAAAACGGACATGAGCAAGGCTTACGACCGGCTTGAGTGGAGCTTTATCGAAGCAGTGCTGCGACGATTTGGTTTCAACGAAACATTCTGCCAAAGGATCATGAGCTGCATCACTTATGTCACTTATTCCATTCTGTTCAATGGTGAAGCTCAAGGCCTTATTACTCAAACAAAGGAATAAGACAAGGCGATCCGCTTTCCCCGTATATATTCATCATGTGCAGTCAAGTTCTGTCCGGTCTATGCACAGCAGCTCAAGTACGAGGCACGCTAGCGGGAGTTAAAGTGGCGCGCGGCAGCCCTCGAATCAACCATGTTATATTCGCTGACGACACGATGTTTTTCGTTAAAACATCACAGAGAAGTGTGGACGCTCTCAAGGAAATTTTGGGGAAGTACGAAGTGGCTTCAGGCCAGATGATCAGTACCCCAAAGTCATCCATCACATTTTCAAAGAAGACAACACCGGAAGTGAAACGGTGAGTTCAGACCAGTCTTGGAATCACAAAAGAAGGGGAATTCAGTAAGTATTTAGGGCTCCAGAAACACTTCGGAAGGAGAAAGAAGGACATCTTTACTTCTATTGTTGATAACATCAAACAGAGAGCGGAGAATTGGAGCACAAAGAAGCTGTCAAGTGCCGGTAAACTGGTCATGCTCAAGTCGGTCCTGTCGGTTAAACCGTCATACGACATGACCTGTTTCAAACTACCCCTTAGTCTCGTCAAGCGTATCCAGTCGGCCTTAACACGCTTCTGGTGGGACGCAAACCCAGATCAACGGAAGATCTGTTGGGTAGCCTGGTCTGAGTTAGCTAAAGCAATGGGAGACGGTGGGTTAGGTC
Proteins encoded in this window:
- the LOC106337571 gene encoding MATH domain and coiled-coil domain-containing protein At3g58360-like, which gives rise to MEKQSRKKITWTIKNFSSLQCQKLCSDPFVVARCKWRLCTYPKGKNVDYLFLFLEVADHDSLPCGWRRNVRYSLSIINQNSVKRSRQNDEQKWFDEKTPRRGRVSMFPLNEIHAKESGYLVNGELKIVAEIEVIEVLGKFDVTEETSTITETMDVNGFQLLPSQMELVSRLLERHPDIASEFSTKNPNLRTGYMSLLLSIIETLRHSPHELSNTDLAEADAALGSMANAGFKLDWLENKLDEMAEKKEKEEGGEIRVREIEEELKDLKQKCLDLEVQLEKEKLELSAAKAPISFDDVM